From Pleurocapsa sp. PCC 7319:
ATCTCCATGCCAACTCAAAAGGACAAAAACCTCACTACAATAGCGTGGCGTTAATCGATGGGGGAGAAATCAAACAAATTTTTCACAAGCGTCTTTTGCCTACCTATGATGTCTTTGACGATGATCGGTATTTTGAATCAGGATATAAGGCTAATTACTTCACCTTAGATTCCATCAAAATTGGAGTAAGTATTTGTGAAGATTTATGGAATGATGAACAATTTTGGGGTAAACGAAACTACGAAGTCAATCCTATTGAAGAATTAGCCCAGTTAGGAGTAGATATAATTGTCAACTTATCTGCTTCTCCCTACACAGTCGGCAAACAAAAGCTAAGAGAGGCGATGTTAAACCATGCAGCTATTTCTTATCAAAAGCCAATTTTATATGCCAACCAAGTGGGGGGAAATGATGATTTAGTTTTTGATGGTCATAGTGTGGCATTAAACAGTTCAGGGGAAGTGGTTTGTAAAGCCAAAGGTTTTGACACAGATTTGATCATAGTTGAGTTAGAGCATCTGAAACTTTCTCCAGACAATGAATCTCGTGCCCCCCTAGCACCTCTTAGAAAAGAGTTTCGATCCCCCCTAACCCTTGCGAAGGGGGGGATTGATCAAGAGATATTTTCGGCTTTAGTTTTGGGAGTCAAGGATTACGCCCGTAAATGTGGTTTTAGTAAGGCAGTTCTCGGTTTGAGTGGAGGTATAGATTCTGCATTGGTAGCGGCGATCGCATCAGCAGCTTTGGGTGCAGAGAATGTTTTAGGAGTACTAATGCCTTCTCCCTATAGTTCCGAACATTCCATTAGTGATGCGGAGGATTTAGTTAACAATTTAGGCATCAAGAGTCAGAAGCTACCGATTAAAGAGGCGATGACAGCTTATGACACTTTACTTGAACCCTTGTTTGCAGGAACAGAGTTTGGCGTTGCCGAAGAAAATATCCAGTCACGGATAAGAGGTAATTTATTGATGGCGATCGCGAATAAGTTCGGTTATTTACTACTATCTACGGGCAATAAATCCGAGATGGCGGTTGGGTATTGTACTCTCTACGGTGATATGAATGGTGGACTAGCAGTAATTGCCGATGTACCTAAAACTATGGTGTTTAGGTTATGTCATTGGCTAAATCGAGATGGTGAAATTATTCCTGTCAACATTATCCATAAACCTCCCAGTGCCGAATTGAAGCCCGATCAAAAAGATTCTGATTCTTTACCACCTTATGAAATATTAGATGACATCCTAGAGAGAATTGTGTGCCAACATCAATCAATTTCAGACATAGTTAAAGCTGGACATGATCGAGAGACGGTGGCTAAAGTAATGAAGTTAGTTACCCGCGCTGAATTTAAACGTCGCCAAGCGCCTCCGGGGATCAAAATTACCGATCGCGCCTTTGGAACGGGTTGGCGGATGCCCATCGCTAAAAGGTTACAAATTTAGAAAAAACCAAAGTCATCATTTAAAAACTAGACAAAAAAAGACGTAGGTATCAGGTTAATAGTGCTGCACAATAATCAACGGCAAAAGCTGATTAAGAGATTAACAAACCAGCTAGAACAGCAGTCTGATGTCAAAACTAAACAATGGTTTGATAATTATCTCAAAGGAGCTATTGAATATCGGGGACTTAAAACACCTCAAGTTGCTTCCTTAGTCAAAAATTGGTATAAAGCTAACGACCTTGGACATTACACTGTCAAGGAACAGCTCAAACTCTGTAACAGCTTAATTGCTAGTAAATTTGCTGAAGACAAGTTTGCAGGAACAATCTACATTCAAAAGTTTCTTCTAGCTCAGGTTGACTATCAAGAATTATTAGCAGAATGTAACTCGCTATTTCAAAAAGGCTATTTTTTTGATTGGTCGACAACAGATTGGTTTTGTAACAGAGTTTTAGATCCAACTATTGTCAAGCATGGCATCAATGCTGCTGAAATAGTTGCTAATTGGAGATACTCAGATAACTTTTGGCAACGTCGGGCTGCAATTGTTTCCTTTAGACATGCAAGTTGTCATCAAGAATATCATGCTTTAATTGAACAAATTATTGAGGATTTAGTTTTAGAAGACCAACGTTTTATTCAAACAGGTATTGGCTGGGTTCTGGCTGATATGTCTAAAATCTACCCTGTTAAGGTAGAAGCCTTATTTCGTAAATATTTAGACTATCTTGATCGAGAAGTTATAGATCGCCACACTAAACATTTGTCATGTCACAAAGAGTTGAAACAACTTAAACGAAAATTGTCATAAGAAGCTTTGCTCCTAGCTAATAGCTAATAGCTTTTTGATAAAAACGTTAATTATTATGAGCTACCAAAAAACAATTATTAATCGCTATAAATTAACTCCTTATTTATTTTTATTACCTGCGATCGCTCTGTTGGGGTTGACGGTATTTTTTCCTGCCCTGCAAGCCTTTGCTCTAAGTTTCACGCAATATGAATACGATATTACCCAAGCTCCCCAATGGATTGGCTGGGAAAATTTTCAACGATTGTGGCAGGATGAGCTATTTTGGCAAACGATTAGAAATACCCTACTCTATTTAATCGGAGTAGTACCAATTTTAGTAATTGCGCCATTAGGGTTAGCGATCATTGTGAATCAAAAATTACGGGGCATTAATTGGTTTCGCACTGCATTTTATACCCCCGTGGTGATTTCCATGGTAGTGGCAGGAATTGCCTGGAAAGCTCTTTATACTCAGAATGGAATTCTCAATCAATTCCTCAAGCAAATTGGCTTTCCTGAAGGAATTCCCTGGTTAACCGATCCTAATCTAGCTATTTGGAGCGTGATGTTAGTAACGATCTGGAAGGGATTGGGTTATTACATGGTTATTTATCTGGCGGGCTTACAATCGATTTCTCCTGAATTATACGAAGCAGCAGCGATCGATGGTTCAGATAGCTGGCAAAGGCATCTAGATATTACCATTCCCTTAATGCGACCCTATTTATTTTTAGTAGCAGTAATCTCGGCAATTTCAGCCACTAAAGTATTTGAAGAAATTTATATTATGACCCAGGGGGGACCACGCAATAGCTCAAAGACGGTGGTTTATTATTTATATGAACGAGCTTTTCAGGACTTAGATATCAGCTATGCTTGTACGATTGGTTTGGTTTTATTCTTAGGAATTTTAGGACTATCAATTATTAATTTAAAGTTGACAGCAAAAAATAATAATTAACTGATATTACGCACTAATTAATTTGTGGGGGTTGGTTAAAGGGCAAAGGGAAAGGGTTAAAGGATTTGTTAGTCTTTTCGTTTGATTTCTTAAAACTACTATTATTAGGTTCTTTTGCGTAACATCAGTAATTAATCTGTATTTTATTTTTGACATGAGCAAAATCTATTCTGGCTTATCAATCTTGGGTTGTGCCTTCGGTTCTTCTCTGATGCTTTGTCTGCCAGCCTTAGCCGATCAATGTTCCTACATTAAAAAGGAACAGGCGATCGCTACCATATCAAGGCTAGATATCAATCAGACTATTTATAAACTTTGTGAACCGTGTGGCGAAAAAGATCCTCAGTCTGTCAAGATTCAACATTTATCAATGGAAAAAGTTGACTATCAAGATTATTGGCAAGTTGGGGTGAATGGAGAAGGGATCGATCTAGCTTATGTATTTGTTGATTCTGGAGTTGAGGACAATTTGGTCAACTTGGCGGCGATCGCAAATTGTCCAGCCCAAAGTGTTAGTCCAGTATTATCTAAGGAATTAATACCATCAGGAAATCAGGAAGGCGATACTCCGAACTAACCTATAACTCCGAACTCCGAATTCCGAATTCCGAACTCACACAAATCTAATCATCCATTTGCCAAGGCTGAGTAATGTTGCCTTCATCTAAAATTTTCTTGGGACGCAGTACCAGGACAAGTTGACCCACAATTGTTAGATCTGGTTCGGTTTCAAACCAACGTAGTTCCAACTTATCTTCGATTTCGACAATGAAATAGCTATTGATATCCCAATTTTTATTGGCTCTGTCTAAAACGACTAATACCTCTTCTACCTTACCTGATAGAGATTTGGGTAGGCGATCGCTCTTACATAAATAAGATACAGGATCATCCGCCTTGAGGACTGTTTGCCAACCAGGGACAGGTAGATAAGTACCGTGAGTAGCCTGGATACTACTAAAGGGTTGCTGAATTTCTACTTTGCCGACCGCTGCTATTTCTTGACTACTGATAGGATAAGAACCAGCTAAGGGAACAATACGCGGTAATTCTTCTTCGAGTTCCAAACGATACAGTGGAAGTAAAGGTTCAGTGGCAGTCTTAACAACGCTAAAGTCACTTAATAACTGTTCGATCGCTTCTCTAGCAGTGGCAGAATGAGCAAATTTTAATCCCTGAGCAATTAAACGCGATCGCTGTTGCAGATCTTTTTGGCTTTTAGCTCTTTTCCAAGATATGTAGGCAACCCAATCCCCAGGATGATTAGTAAAGGCTTCTGGTAACTGAGACATTAAGGAAACATCTTTAATTGTCTTGGCAACTAAGTGCGCTCCATCTATATCCAGTCGTTTATCGTATGCTAGGAGGCTGGCATCTACTCGCTGCTTTTGGTTTAGCACCCGAAATTCATATAGTACATCACTACGAGGACCTTTATAATAGGTCAATATCTCTGGGTCAACATTCCCTTGAACCAAGTTATCAAAAACTTGGGCAGCCACAATCACTAAATTTTGCTGGCTATTTTGAAATCCTGTATCTTCAAAAATTCTTTGGGTACTATAGCCTGATTTTTGTAGCTTTTGACAGACTTGACCCCATTCTACCCAAGTACCCTCTTTATGCAGTAGCGATCGCATCAACTCTTGCGCTTCCGCTTCCGATATTTTAGTTTGACTATCCTGTGGAACATTATTCATATTTTCTCCTTTTTCCTTTTCCCCTTACCCTTTAATCTAGTTGCAGTAGGCAGTCTATTCATGATGATGTGTCAGGGAGTGAGGTACTTCTAACCCATTAGCTTCCATCAAACTAGCGTTACTCATAATTTCTTGAG
This genomic window contains:
- a CDS encoding NAD+ synthase, encoding MKIAIAQLNPTIGDITNNAQQIISAAKTAAKQNVRLLLTPELSLCGYPPRDLLLYPGFVESMAQELKAIAIQVPKNLAVLVGTVETNLHANSKGQKPHYNSVALIDGGEIKQIFHKRLLPTYDVFDDDRYFESGYKANYFTLDSIKIGVSICEDLWNDEQFWGKRNYEVNPIEELAQLGVDIIVNLSASPYTVGKQKLREAMLNHAAISYQKPILYANQVGGNDDLVFDGHSVALNSSGEVVCKAKGFDTDLIIVELEHLKLSPDNESRAPLAPLRKEFRSPLTLAKGGIDQEIFSALVLGVKDYARKCGFSKAVLGLSGGIDSALVAAIASAALGAENVLGVLMPSPYSSEHSISDAEDLVNNLGIKSQKLPIKEAMTAYDTLLEPLFAGTEFGVAEENIQSRIRGNLLMAIANKFGYLLLSTGNKSEMAVGYCTLYGDMNGGLAVIADVPKTMVFRLCHWLNRDGEIIPVNIIHKPPSAELKPDQKDSDSLPPYEILDDILERIVCQHQSISDIVKAGHDRETVAKVMKLVTRAEFKRRQAPPGIKITDRAFGTGWRMPIAKRLQI
- a CDS encoding DNA alkylation repair protein, with the translated sequence MLHNNQRQKLIKRLTNQLEQQSDVKTKQWFDNYLKGAIEYRGLKTPQVASLVKNWYKANDLGHYTVKEQLKLCNSLIASKFAEDKFAGTIYIQKFLLAQVDYQELLAECNSLFQKGYFFDWSTTDWFCNRVLDPTIVKHGINAAEIVANWRYSDNFWQRRAAIVSFRHASCHQEYHALIEQIIEDLVLEDQRFIQTGIGWVLADMSKIYPVKVEALFRKYLDYLDREVIDRHTKHLSCHKELKQLKRKLS
- a CDS encoding carbohydrate ABC transporter permease, with the translated sequence MSYQKTIINRYKLTPYLFLLPAIALLGLTVFFPALQAFALSFTQYEYDITQAPQWIGWENFQRLWQDELFWQTIRNTLLYLIGVVPILVIAPLGLAIIVNQKLRGINWFRTAFYTPVVISMVVAGIAWKALYTQNGILNQFLKQIGFPEGIPWLTDPNLAIWSVMLVTIWKGLGYYMVIYLAGLQSISPELYEAAAIDGSDSWQRHLDITIPLMRPYLFLVAVISAISATKVFEEIYIMTQGGPRNSSKTVVYYLYERAFQDLDISYACTIGLVLFLGILGLSIINLKLTAKNNN
- a CDS encoding RuBisCO accumulation factor 1, with translation MNNVPQDSQTKISEAEAQELMRSLLHKEGTWVEWGQVCQKLQKSGYSTQRIFEDTGFQNSQQNLVIVAAQVFDNLVQGNVDPEILTYYKGPRSDVLYEFRVLNQKQRVDASLLAYDKRLDIDGAHLVAKTIKDVSLMSQLPEAFTNHPGDWVAYISWKRAKSQKDLQQRSRLIAQGLKFAHSATAREAIEQLLSDFSVVKTATEPLLPLYRLELEEELPRIVPLAGSYPISSQEIAAVGKVEIQQPFSSIQATHGTYLPVPGWQTVLKADDPVSYLCKSDRLPKSLSGKVEEVLVVLDRANKNWDINSYFIVEIEDKLELRWFETEPDLTIVGQLVLVLRPKKILDEGNITQPWQMDD